The region GAATTTGGCAATGTCTTCATATTTACATTCTGAGAAAGATCAAGATACCTCAGATGCACCAACTCTCCAATAGAACTTGGTAAGAACTGAATTCCTGAATTATGCAAATCCAACATCCGCAAGAGCTTGAGTTCTATAAATCCATTCCAAATTGGCTTATTTGATTTCCTTTCAAAATCACTTTCAAATTGCCTAGGCAAAATCAAAGTCCGAATTCTTTTCAATCGAGCCAATGGAAGTGGAATCTTCTGGGAtgaatcaaaatgaaaatgaaatGAGATATGGCGAGGTTCATCAAAAATATCTTTATCATTCAAATGAAATGTTGCATATGCATTTCCAGCTACTGATCTTGCAAGATCATGCATTAAAGTTTGCATTTTGCATTTTGTTATATTCTCGCTCGTGTCATTCTCATCAGTATCGTGAAAAAACGATCTGCTAAGTAGATCCAAAAAATTCGCATATCCCAAATCCTCAAGACTTTGTTGCAAATGTGGGGGTCGGACTATAAATCCTTGTGATATCCACATAGTTATAAGTGTTGCtacctcaaattcataatctttAGGAAAGAGTCCACAAAAAACGACACAGTTTTTCAAAGGAGGTGACAGATTATCATAACTTAACCGAAGACAAGCTGACACACCATCTTCATTTTGAAGTACCTTCGTCAGCTTATTATCATAGAATGATTGCCATTTTACTTCTTCAATGTCAGACATTCTTCTTCCTATAGTCCTTATGAGCATAGGGATGCCCCTACAACCTTTTACAATCTTTCTTGCAATATCCATACTTATGGTGTCAGTTGGCTGTTGTCCTGGCGCAAATGCCATTTTCATGAATAGGGACCACGAATCATCTTCATTTAGAGAATCCAAGTTAAACGACAGCTTACCACCATCAATAATCTTAGCAACTGTGTCACTACTACGAGTGGTTACAATTATTCGGCTTCCATTTGACCCACCTGATAACAAGTTTCGTAGATCTGGCCATATATTTGTAAGCCCATCACACACACCGTCGAGAATGAGGAGATAATGCTTTCCTTGTATTCTTTGACGAAGAATGTCTTGCAATTTGTGAAGAGCAAGGCCATTTTCTGGGTAATTTTTGGTTATAGATACAATAATCTTCTCCACAATTTCTTTGAAATCAAACACATCAGAAACCGACACCCAGATTTTAAGTTCAAAATGTTGTTGAACCTtcttatcattgaaaatgaattGGGCAAGTGCAGTTTTTCCTAATCCCGCAATACCCACAATGGGAATGACCAATATACTCTCTTCTTGAATATGGTCTTTCAACAACTCTGCTATGATTGATTCTACTTCAGCTTCCCTCCCAATAAGCTCTTTAGGTACACAAGAAGgagccttcttcttcttctcccccATGATCCCTCCAAACTCCCCTTGACGGAAATGGCGGAGCTCATCCCCCTCCCACTCCCCTTCCCCTTCCCCTTCCCCTTCCCCCAACACGAACTTTGAAATCCAATACAACGTCCTCATTTCTTTGATAACTAAAGACAATCTTCGCCGATAAATAAGTGGCTTTAATGGAGTTGAGAAGAAAAATCGTACCTTTTTGGTCCACATAATGTTTCGTCTTTGCATAGCCATGGGGAAGATTTCGTCTGCCAAATCACCACCTCGATACAGTACATCTTCGACGAACATAAGCAGATCCTTGACTATATCACTTTCAAGTAGTTCCTTCTCTGAATGAAGAAGCAACGCATCTTTTACCTCTAAAATTGTATCTTCCAGATCCTTGAACTCCATGATTGCATCCCATAGTGAGCCAGTATTCCGTACAACTGAAGAAGAACCC is a window of Humulus lupulus chromosome 4, drHumLupu1.1, whole genome shotgun sequence DNA encoding:
- the LOC133829692 gene encoding putative disease resistance protein RGA3, encoding MGSSSVVRNTGSLWDAIMEFKDLEDTILEVKDALLLHSEKELLESDIVKDLLMFVEDVLYRGGDLADEIFPMAMQRRNIMWTKKVRFFFSTPLKPLIYRRRLSLVIKEMRTLYWISKFVLGEGEGEGEGEWEGDELRHFRQGEFGGIMGEKKKKAPSCVPKELIGREAEVESIIAELLKDHIQEESILVIPIVGIAGLGKTALAQFIFNDKKVQQHFELKIWVSVSDVFDFKEIVEKIIVSITKNYPENGLALHKLQDILRQRIQGKHYLLILDGVCDGLTNIWPDLRNLLSGGSNGSRIIVTTRSSDTVAKIIDGGKLSFNLDSLNEDDSWSLFMKMAFAPGQQPTDTISMDIARKIVKGCRGIPMLIRTIGRRMSDIEEVKWQSFYDNKLTKVLQNEDGVSACLRLSYDNLSPPLKNCVVFCGLFPKDYEFEVATLITMWISQGFIVRPPHLQQSLEDLGYANFLDLLSRSFFHDTDENDTSENITKCKMQTLMHDLARSVAGNAYATFHLNDKDIFDEPRHISFHFHFDSSQKIPLPLARLKRIRTLILPRQFESDFERKSNKPIWNGFIELKLLRMLDLHNSGIQFLPSSIGELVHLRYLDLSQNVNMKTLPNSISRLRNLQTLKVNHCSNLQTLPRGITKLVRLRNLENESCYCLTHMPRGLSRLVNLRTVSEFVLSNGTDLVSNKSGKLDELKELDHLRGQLKIKNLKFPKGDKTVEARLLKKLQLSSLILIWDIDDAVSPVDCEKSLEDLQPHSNLKKLSLSAYVGFQFPNWLSVLTNLVELSLLNCINCQCLPQLDCFPRLRVLVMDKLTNLEYISNKQIRNESLTCLPSLRELRLTDLPKLESWWNDASDTNEEMTVFPLLSKLIVEDCPNLTSMPLFPFLEELLVLKNTSWKPFQRTISALKRSPSTTEIEVSSSSSSKFSAFAPLSALETLHILHMPNGEPNMWQALRSLRSLMFHHIVDINYLLEGLDQVTSLQKLHIWHCDSLKEIPNWISNPVSLKTISIKACPNLTIRPDRMSFITSLKVEIEDCPGVSYIETMLKDQLYTR